In Candidatus Dormiibacterota bacterium, one DNA window encodes the following:
- the tsaD gene encoding tRNA (adenosine(37)-N6)-threonylcarbamoyltransferase complex transferase subunit TsaD, which yields MAIETSCDETAAAVIASGPRLLSNVVRSQDALHAPFGGVVPEIAARAHLQTLVPVIERALENAATRWEQIDAVAVTKGPGLIGCLLVGVNLAQAIAWARKLPVIGVSHLAAHVFAAQLEEPEVRPPVLGLVVSGGHSDLIRWQEDGNITVIGRTIDDAAGEAFDKGARILGLPFPGGPAIDKLAADGDPSAVRFPRPRAPGLDFSFSGVKTALLYEVRKRTSISDQDRADLAASYQEAIVDALLQRVEAAQAADPAPTIVLGGGVARNRRLRQAAQARLGKTARLVIPAPELCTDNAAMIGAAALIEWDRRGPDPAPFDADPGLGFT from the coding sequence CTGGCGATCGAGACCTCCTGTGATGAAACCGCCGCGGCGGTCATCGCCAGCGGGCCGCGGCTGCTCTCGAATGTCGTTCGTTCGCAGGATGCCCTGCATGCGCCCTTTGGCGGTGTCGTGCCGGAAATCGCGGCACGCGCGCACCTCCAGACGCTGGTCCCGGTGATCGAGCGAGCGTTAGAGAACGCGGCTACCCGCTGGGAGCAGATCGACGCCGTCGCGGTGACCAAAGGCCCTGGGCTGATTGGCTGCCTGCTGGTCGGCGTCAACCTCGCCCAGGCGATTGCCTGGGCCCGCAAGCTGCCGGTGATCGGCGTCAGCCATCTCGCCGCCCACGTCTTCGCCGCGCAGCTCGAGGAGCCCGAGGTCCGCCCCCCCGTACTCGGGCTGGTGGTCTCCGGAGGTCACAGTGACCTGATCCGCTGGCAGGAGGACGGCAACATCACCGTGATCGGTCGGACGATCGATGACGCGGCCGGTGAGGCCTTCGACAAGGGCGCGCGCATTCTCGGCCTGCCGTTCCCAGGCGGTCCGGCGATCGACAAGTTGGCGGCCGACGGTGATCCCAGCGCCGTCCGATTCCCGCGACCCCGCGCTCCCGGCCTCGACTTCAGCTTCAGCGGCGTCAAGACCGCGCTGCTCTACGAGGTCCGTAAACGGACGTCGATCTCCGACCAGGACCGCGCCGATCTGGCCGCCAGCTACCAGGAGGCGATCGTCGATGCTCTCCTCCAGCGCGTCGAGGCCGCCCAGGCCGCCGACCCTGCGCCGACCATCGTGCTGGGCGGGGGCGTCGCGCGCAACCGCCGGCTCCGGCAGGCCGCGCAGGCGCGTCTGGGGAAGACTGCTCGTCTCGTCATCCCCGCGCCGGAGCTCTGCACCGACAACGCGGCGATGATCGGCGCCGCGGCATTGATCGAGTGGGACCGGAGAGGACCCGATCCCGCGCCCTTCGACGCCGACCCAGGCCTCGGCTTTACGTAA
- the groES gene encoding co-chaperone GroES, with protein MKLRPLGDRVVIKPVEREEKTKSGIVLPDTAKEKPQEGLVEAVGNGRFIETTGKREPLDVKVGDRVVYAKYAGSEIKLDETEYLILSEKDILAVVANGKS; from the coding sequence ATGAAGCTACGTCCACTGGGCGATCGCGTCGTAATCAAGCCCGTCGAGCGGGAAGAGAAGACCAAGAGCGGGATCGTGCTGCCCGACACCGCCAAGGAGAAGCCGCAGGAAGGCCTGGTCGAGGCCGTCGGCAACGGCCGCTTCATCGAGACGACCGGCAAGCGCGAGCCGCTGGACGTCAAAGTCGGCGACCGCGTGGTCTACGCCAAGTACGCCGGCAGCGAGATCAAGCTCGACGAGACCGAGTACCTGATCCTCTCCGAGAAGGACATTCTGGCCGTCGTCGCCAACGGCAAGAGCTAA
- a CDS encoding DUF4388 domain-containing protein, whose protein sequence is MKLFAKGKGEPAARSKAPAFSPIDRVGLLGLLDQVVNNSQSGVLELREPRGEWVYAFQSGALTHARGGRVRGARQAFDLLWEFQSGEFTFTPGVNPTLAGNLYIDKGRLLDLLRRSQAVLQGPSAPYIPPDQQRPIAPVYRTYSQPVPGQVPPWPQQGPPPGQYPGAPAQGAPQGWPPAPQPGMPQAPSWGAGGYPQQPGYPAAPYQQGAQYPGAQPQGQPYPQQQGYPGQPQPGYPAYPQQGMPQQQQMPQQGMPQQQMPQQPMPQQPMPQQAMSPQGMPLPMMPPVGPPPPAAPAAPTRPLTPQSFSVPPMAIPKKRDAIPSYQPPAAPMPAPAAPEPAKTAPKDDLASLRASLVAQAPAVAPAPSAPTWGVRTGDGTVAPPPAAAGPKRKGKDKTAKTKGDSKLMASINVQLITFLLWACERKYSPDDHWTLKDAFEVSTMELRDQFISTFSESFKASRQKRNAEDDDDTDNMAAGRMRGRGRRH, encoded by the coding sequence GTGAAGCTCTTCGCCAAGGGCAAAGGGGAGCCGGCTGCCCGGTCCAAAGCCCCGGCGTTCAGCCCCATCGATCGTGTTGGGCTGCTCGGACTCCTCGATCAGGTGGTCAACAACAGCCAATCTGGCGTCCTGGAGCTCCGAGAGCCTCGTGGGGAGTGGGTCTATGCCTTTCAGTCCGGTGCGCTGACACATGCCCGCGGGGGCCGTGTCCGTGGCGCCCGTCAGGCCTTCGATCTCCTCTGGGAGTTCCAGAGCGGCGAGTTCACCTTTACGCCGGGCGTCAATCCCACCCTCGCTGGCAACCTCTATATCGATAAGGGCCGCCTGCTGGACCTGCTCCGACGCAGTCAGGCGGTGCTGCAGGGCCCCTCGGCTCCCTACATCCCGCCCGATCAGCAGCGGCCGATCGCGCCCGTCTACCGGACCTACTCGCAGCCGGTGCCAGGCCAGGTGCCACCGTGGCCACAGCAGGGGCCGCCACCGGGCCAGTATCCTGGCGCACCTGCCCAGGGAGCCCCTCAGGGCTGGCCGCCGGCTCCGCAGCCCGGAATGCCGCAAGCTCCCTCGTGGGGCGCTGGCGGCTACCCCCAGCAACCCGGTTATCCCGCCGCCCCCTATCAGCAGGGCGCCCAATACCCGGGCGCGCAGCCACAGGGCCAGCCGTACCCTCAGCAGCAGGGGTATCCCGGCCAGCCCCAGCCTGGCTACCCGGCCTATCCCCAGCAGGGGATGCCTCAACAGCAGCAAATGCCGCAGCAGGGGATGCCCCAGCAGCAAATGCCGCAGCAGCCGATGCCGCAGCAGCCAATGCCCCAGCAAGCGATGTCGCCACAGGGGATGCCGCTGCCAATGATGCCGCCCGTAGGGCCTCCACCGCCGGCTGCGCCCGCGGCGCCGACTCGGCCGCTGACGCCGCAGAGCTTTTCGGTGCCGCCGATGGCAATTCCCAAGAAACGAGACGCCATCCCCTCGTACCAGCCGCCGGCCGCGCCGATGCCGGCGCCGGCCGCTCCCGAGCCTGCCAAGACGGCCCCCAAGGACGACCTGGCGTCATTGCGCGCCAGCCTGGTCGCGCAAGCGCCGGCTGTGGCGCCCGCGCCGAGCGCGCCGACCTGGGGTGTCCGAACAGGTGATGGTACCGTGGCTCCACCGCCGGCCGCCGCCGGCCCAAAACGCAAGGGCAAGGATAAGACCGCCAAGACGAAGGGCGATTCGAAGCTCATGGCGAGCATCAATGTGCAACTGATCACGTTCCTGCTCTGGGCGTGCGAGCGTAAGTACTCGCCGGACGACCACTGGACGCTGAAGGACGCATTCGAGGTCTCGACGATGGAACTGCGCGATCAGTTCATCAGCACCTTCTCGGAGTCGTTCAAGGCGTCCAGGCAAAAGAGGAACGCCGAGGACGACGACGACACGGACAACATGGCCGCCGGCCGGATGCGCGGTCGCGGCCGCCGCCACTAG
- a CDS encoding UvrD-helicase domain-containing protein, which yields MSSSPAAERAIDLLAGLNPPQRAAVTADDGPLLIFAGAGSGKTRVLTHRIAWLIQQGRAEPGEILAVTFTNKAAREMRSRVENLLSLAAGAIWMGTFHAIGVRILRRDGSADGIDRHFVIYDEGDRLSVVKRVMNELRLDEKRYPPGGMVALISRAKDEVINGEDQLKAAGTHNEELAARIRLRYDAFLELNNALDFDDLLMRTVWLFDRHPEVLEKYQKRFKYVMVDEYQDTNRAQYLMVRHLAGKHHNLAVVGDDDQSIYKFRGADVRNILSFEHDYPDAQIVKLEQNYRSTQVILDAAYHVIKANPNRAAKRLWTERPGGAKLVVAQTYDEQEEAQAVAREALRLVAEGDHRLGDIAVLYRTNAQSRALEEVLLRRGVPYRLIGGLRFYERREVKDVMAYLRLIANPQDTLSFSRIINVPRRKLGEKSLAQLGYWADAHGTTAWDALTRLDEMSELAPAARGALADFRDLIDEVRAASQERRLVETIDLLLLRTGYERYVKETRTDGDERWANVLELRGLASEYDGLPPGEGLQAFLEETALMSDVDTMDERAQGMTLITLHMVKGLEFPVVFMLGMEEGLFPHSRSLDSPEELEEERRLAYVGMTRAKDRLYLFHAFRRHLFGSANLNLPSRFLKDIPPNLVDGSAGIPQGVPERGMAPARAIEAARPSAPVELVQRYQPGDQVEHRSWGRGTVLKSTMTRTDEEIIVKFDRVGMKILAVSLAPIVKV from the coding sequence GTGTCTTCTTCGCCTGCCGCGGAGCGGGCGATCGATCTCTTAGCCGGGCTGAACCCTCCGCAACGGGCGGCCGTGACCGCCGACGACGGGCCGCTGCTGATCTTCGCCGGCGCGGGTAGCGGCAAGACCCGCGTGCTCACCCACCGGATCGCCTGGCTGATCCAGCAGGGCCGCGCCGAGCCGGGCGAGATCCTGGCCGTCACGTTTACCAACAAGGCGGCGCGCGAGATGCGCAGCCGGGTCGAGAATCTTCTGAGTCTGGCGGCGGGCGCGATCTGGATGGGAACGTTTCATGCCATCGGCGTTCGGATCCTGCGGCGCGACGGGAGCGCCGATGGAATCGATCGCCATTTCGTCATCTACGACGAGGGCGATCGGCTGTCCGTCGTCAAGCGGGTCATGAACGAGCTGCGTCTCGATGAGAAGCGCTATCCGCCGGGTGGAATGGTGGCGCTGATCTCCCGCGCCAAAGACGAGGTCATCAACGGGGAGGACCAGTTGAAGGCGGCCGGCACCCACAACGAGGAGCTGGCGGCGCGGATCCGGCTCCGCTATGACGCCTTCCTCGAACTGAACAACGCGCTCGACTTCGACGATCTGCTGATGCGAACGGTTTGGCTGTTCGATCGGCACCCGGAGGTGCTCGAGAAGTACCAGAAGCGCTTCAAGTACGTGATGGTCGATGAGTACCAGGACACCAACCGGGCGCAGTACTTGATGGTCCGGCATCTCGCCGGTAAGCACCACAATCTCGCCGTCGTGGGGGACGATGACCAGTCGATCTACAAGTTCCGCGGCGCCGACGTGCGCAACATCCTGTCCTTCGAGCACGACTACCCGGATGCGCAGATCGTCAAGCTGGAACAGAATTATCGATCGACGCAGGTCATTCTCGACGCCGCCTACCACGTCATCAAGGCCAATCCCAACCGGGCTGCGAAGCGGCTTTGGACCGAGCGGCCGGGCGGGGCGAAGCTCGTCGTGGCGCAGACCTACGACGAACAGGAGGAGGCGCAGGCGGTCGCGCGCGAGGCGTTACGCCTGGTGGCGGAAGGCGACCACCGCCTTGGTGACATCGCCGTGCTCTATCGCACCAACGCGCAGTCCCGCGCGCTGGAAGAGGTCCTGCTCCGTCGGGGCGTGCCCTACCGGCTCATCGGCGGCCTCCGCTTCTACGAGCGGCGCGAGGTCAAGGATGTGATGGCCTACCTGCGCCTGATCGCCAACCCGCAGGATACGCTCAGCTTCTCGCGGATCATCAACGTTCCGCGCCGAAAACTCGGCGAGAAATCGCTGGCGCAGCTTGGCTACTGGGCCGACGCCCATGGCACGACGGCATGGGACGCGCTCACTCGCCTCGACGAGATGTCGGAGCTGGCCCCGGCCGCTCGCGGCGCCCTGGCCGATTTTCGCGACCTCATCGACGAGGTTCGCGCCGCCTCGCAGGAGCGCCGGCTCGTGGAGACGATTGACCTTCTGCTGCTGCGGACCGGGTACGAGCGGTATGTCAAAGAGACCAGAACCGACGGCGACGAGCGCTGGGCGAACGTCCTCGAGCTGCGAGGGCTGGCCTCGGAGTACGACGGGCTGCCCCCCGGCGAGGGATTGCAGGCGTTCCTCGAGGAGACCGCGCTGATGAGTGACGTCGACACGATGGACGAACGCGCGCAGGGCATGACCCTGATCACGCTGCACATGGTCAAAGGCCTCGAGTTTCCGGTGGTATTCATGCTGGGCATGGAAGAGGGGCTCTTCCCCCACAGTCGGAGCCTCGACTCGCCCGAAGAACTCGAAGAAGAGCGGCGCCTGGCGTATGTCGGGATGACCCGGGCGAAGGACCGCCTCTACCTGTTTCACGCCTTCCGGCGACATCTGTTCGGCAGCGCCAACCTGAACCTGCCGTCCCGCTTTCTCAAGGACATACCGCCGAACCTGGTCGACGGATCGGCGGGCATTCCGCAAGGCGTTCCCGAGCGCGGGATGGCACCGGCCCGCGCTATCGAGGCAGCGCGTCCATCGGCGCCGGTCGAGCTTGTGCAGCGCTACCAGCCGGGCGACCAGGTCGAGCACCGCTCGTGGGGCCGCGGCACCGTGCTGAAGAGCACGATGACCCGCACCGATGAGGAGATCATCGTGAAGTTCGACCGGGTCGGCATGAAGATCCTCGCGGTCAGCCTGGCGCCCATCGTCAAAGTGTGA
- the rimI gene encoding ribosomal protein S18-alanine N-acetyltransferase: MMQLKSRTLVDAMREEDIPEVQAIERQIFPTPWPRNAYYRELHHNRSAYYLVLRRDEEIVGYAGLWKMSDEAHITTVGVRANQQGKGYGHALMAALIQRAYQLGSRWLTLEVRPSNDVAVRLYEKFGFKVIGRRRGYYTDNNEDAIVMWSDSIQAPGFKKRFNEILQTLEIEGLDTSTPQ, from the coding sequence ATGATGCAGTTGAAGTCCCGAACGCTCGTCGACGCCATGCGCGAGGAGGACATCCCCGAGGTGCAGGCGATCGAGCGTCAGATCTTTCCGACCCCCTGGCCGCGCAATGCTTACTATCGCGAGCTCCATCACAATCGCTCGGCCTACTATCTCGTGTTGCGCCGCGACGAGGAGATCGTCGGCTATGCGGGTCTCTGGAAGATGAGCGACGAGGCGCATATCACCACCGTCGGCGTGCGCGCCAATCAGCAGGGCAAGGGGTACGGCCATGCCCTGATGGCGGCGCTGATCCAGCGCGCCTATCAATTGGGCTCGCGCTGGCTCACCCTCGAGGTGCGGCCGTCCAACGACGTCGCCGTCCGCCTCTACGAGAAGTTCGGCTTCAAGGTCATCGGTCGCCGCCGTGGCTATTACACCGACAACAACGAGGATGCCATCGTGATGTGGTCGGACTCCATCCAAGCGCCCGGTTTCAAGAAGCGGTTCAACGAGATTCTGCAAACGCTCGAGATCGAAGGGCTCGACACCAGCACACCGCAGTAG
- a CDS encoding phosphoribosyltransferase family protein, with product MVFRDRVDAGEQLAAALQRYRDQGRTVVLGIPRGGTVVAKAIAVDLHLPLGICPVRKLGAPGNPELAIGAVDDDAVLVFDRRLSQHLGLTEDDLFQAAAHQREELRAWLAALGAGAMPSLEGRTVILTDDGVATGYTAQAGIQTVRRRGAQRVVLAAPVAPPDTAAWLDPLVDEFVCLATPEPFYAVGNFFEEWPQVTDDEVRALLLAGNTL from the coding sequence GTGGTTTTTCGCGATCGGGTCGATGCTGGCGAGCAGCTGGCGGCAGCGCTGCAGCGCTACCGTGACCAGGGACGCACGGTCGTCCTTGGCATTCCACGCGGCGGCACGGTCGTGGCAAAGGCGATCGCAGTCGATCTCCATCTACCGCTCGGGATCTGCCCGGTTCGAAAGCTTGGCGCGCCCGGCAATCCCGAGCTCGCCATCGGTGCCGTCGACGATGATGCGGTACTCGTCTTCGATCGCCGGCTGAGCCAGCACCTCGGGCTCACCGAGGACGACCTCTTCCAGGCGGCTGCTCACCAGCGCGAGGAACTGCGCGCCTGGCTGGCGGCGCTGGGCGCGGGGGCGATGCCGTCGCTCGAGGGCCGAACCGTGATTCTGACCGACGATGGCGTTGCCACCGGGTACACGGCGCAGGCAGGTATTCAGACGGTTCGCCGCCGTGGCGCTCAGCGGGTGGTGCTGGCAGCCCCGGTCGCGCCGCCGGATACCGCCGCCTGGCTCGATCCGCTGGTCGATGAATTCGTCTGTTTGGCGACTCCGGAGCCGTTCTACGCGGTCGGGAACTTCTTCGAGGAATGGCCACAGGTCACCGACGACGAGGTTAGAGCACTGCTGCTGGCCGGTAACACGTTGTAG
- a CDS encoding SGNH/GDSL hydrolase family protein: MRLRLAAISVALLAVVAGAMPAAASSNQQTEPGKYYLSLGDSLAFGFQQATFNRIYPNERPDAFHTGYTNDFARLLKSARPGIKTVNYGCPGETTVSFINGPCPYPFALHNAYTQPSQLATALAFLGSHPNRVSPITIDLGSNDATHDLIEACPDPNTFVACVTARLPALLNKVGTNLATIVATLHAASPTSEIIVLDLYNPLAVSIPASDQFATFIDNTIKLAATSQGARVADVFPVFNPSGPAEVPTLCLLTAICTSLHDTHPTNAGYAAMALTLWQASGYTREDDD, encoded by the coding sequence ATGCGCTTACGCCTTGCCGCGATTTCGGTCGCCTTGCTCGCCGTCGTTGCCGGCGCCATGCCGGCGGCGGCATCATCCAATCAGCAGACGGAACCCGGGAAATACTATCTCTCGCTTGGCGACTCGCTGGCGTTCGGATTCCAACAGGCGACCTTCAACAGGATCTACCCAAATGAGCGCCCCGACGCCTTTCACACCGGATACACGAATGATTTCGCCCGGTTGCTGAAGTCCGCGAGGCCGGGCATCAAGACGGTCAACTATGGATGCCCGGGTGAGACGACGGTTTCGTTTATCAATGGGCCCTGTCCCTATCCCTTTGCCCTCCACAACGCCTACACGCAACCTTCGCAACTCGCAACGGCTTTGGCTTTTTTGGGGTCCCATCCCAACCGAGTAAGCCCGATCACGATCGACCTGGGATCGAACGACGCAACCCACGACTTGATCGAGGCATGCCCCGACCCGAACACCTTCGTGGCGTGCGTCACGGCGCGTTTGCCCGCTCTGCTCAATAAGGTCGGCACCAATCTCGCCACGATTGTCGCGACGCTTCATGCCGCATCGCCGACGAGCGAGATCATCGTTCTCGATCTCTACAATCCCCTGGCGGTGTCGATTCCCGCGTCCGATCAATTCGCCACCTTTATCGACAATACGATCAAGCTCGCCGCGACGTCCCAGGGTGCGCGGGTGGCCGATGTGTTCCCCGTCTTCAATCCCAGCGGGCCGGCGGAGGTTCCTACCCTGTGCCTGCTGACCGCCATCTGCACATCGCTCCATGACACACACCCGACCAACGCCGGCTATGCCGCAATGGCGCTGACGCTGTGGCAGGCCTCTGGCTACACCCGCGAGGACGACGACTAA
- a CDS encoding redoxin domain-containing protein, producing the protein MSIATPTMPGVGDLAPDFTLPGTPDGDPVALSSFKGKKHVLLAFYVFDFSPG; encoded by the coding sequence ATGTCGATCGCCACGCCGACCATGCCCGGCGTCGGAGACCTGGCACCCGATTTCACCCTGCCGGGGACGCCCGACGGGGATCCGGTTGCCCTCTCCTCGTTCAAAGGCAAGAAGCATGTGCTGCTGGCCTTCTACGTTTTCGACTTCAGCCCCGGTTGA